One Deltaproteobacteria bacterium DNA segment encodes these proteins:
- a CDS encoding peptidylprolyl isomerase, which yields MYGKRLPFCLTLMILLGAFLARAAPAVQIVDRIVAYVNDDIITLSELEENVDQYIALRRLNPLVKNNKESLDQIRRTILENMIDERLAQQEISRLKITVSEAEIDQAVDKIRRENHMSQAALEAQLRKEGKTIEELRETIKSNLKRSRLINLQVRRKTVITDEQIDKYYKAHLQEFQEKARQRLQDIFLPLSPEMSAQERSQVLAQAHHILQQLKQGQDFAALARRYSRGPGAAEGGELGYFSKGELDPVIEEAIKDLGPGDLSPVIETSRGVHIIRIVEVDRTAAKSLDEVRDRIRAKLYREEMNRKFRQWLKGLRERSYIKIVY from the coding sequence ATGTACGGCAAGCGTCTTCCATTTTGCCTGACTCTCATGATTTTATTGGGAGCTTTCCTGGCCCGAGCAGCACCTGCTGTGCAGATTGTGGATCGCATCGTTGCTTACGTAAATGACGACATTATTACCCTGAGCGAGCTCGAAGAAAATGTGGATCAGTATATCGCCCTCAGAAGACTGAACCCCCTGGTGAAAAACAACAAGGAATCTCTGGACCAGATCCGCCGCACAATATTAGAGAACATGATCGACGAACGACTGGCACAGCAGGAGATCAGCCGCTTGAAAATCACGGTGAGCGAGGCCGAGATTGACCAGGCTGTGGACAAGATACGTCGAGAAAACCATATGAGCCAGGCAGCCCTCGAGGCACAGCTTCGTAAAGAAGGAAAGACCATCGAGGAATTGAGGGAGACCATCAAGAGCAATTTGAAGCGAAGCCGCCTAATCAACCTGCAGGTTAGAAGAAAAACGGTCATCACAGACGAGCAAATCGACAAGTACTACAAAGCACATCTGCAAGAATTCCAGGAAAAGGCAAGACAGCGTCTCCAGGATATTTTCCTGCCCTTATCTCCGGAGATGTCAGCACAAGAGCGCTCGCAGGTTCTCGCCCAGGCACACCATATACTCCAGCAACTCAAGCAAGGTCAGGATTTTGCTGCCCTTGCTCGCCGTTACAGCAGAGGTCCGGGTGCGGCGGAGGGTGGAGAATTGGGCTACTTTTCCAAGGGCGAACTGGATCCTGTTATCGAAGAGGCCATCAAGGATCTCGGCCCTGGTGACCTGAGTCCAGTAATCGAAACGAGCCGGGGTGTTCACATCATTCGAATAGTCGAGGTAGACAGAACAGCTGCCAAGTCTCTCGATGAGGTGCGAGACAGGATACGCGCAAAGCTATACAGGGAAGAAATGAATCGCAAGTTTAGACAATGGCTCAAGGGGCTCAGAGAACGTTCGTATATAAAGATTGTCTATTGA
- the mfd gene encoding transcription-repair coupling factor: MSLPTRRQEEQEWKPLVGGARLHDLYTLIEGGARQIDLQGLTEWSLAYVLSRLLARIKRTILLLTSTSRQASQIHQSLSFFLGLPEQWSADPLECPLWHFPAARQLMAREPMVAPAIQAQRLAALYVSAASGAAKILVAPAAAVMEKVLPKQDCMAASRYLVLGESVDRQDLISHLVTCGYYRTELVEAVGDFSVRGDIIDLFTPLYHQPIRLEFFDETLESIRLFNPGSQRSLAVLEDVILIPAHEVILTAENEQRARPQLSRIQREAAEGRSRLDSWLSRAVRGQHYPGIDRLLPLYYQQLESLFHYLPGSAVVVLSNPGAIAREVRDRFAEAERKHDEDLFQGGWLLPADSHLLKPEELHEFCERYPQIRQGGLPVEDHSPQPRRKTLRFLVEDHDSLRQEIASHSERQRLLEPLARRLLLWQKSGISPFLICRTAEQARRVQELLTDYGVDATFSSHKFTELSFHAPVTKILLGDFPRGFLWADEGLAVVTETELYGDKQRRRRLSHPAAGRPVDSFAELQPGDYVVHLDHGIGVYQGLVHLKVDGLANDFLFLEYQDGDRLYLPVDRLNRVHRYIGIDGHHVRVDKLGDRRWTATRKKVQKSIQEMARELLQIYAERQLKEGTRFSPPDTIFREFEASFPHEETADQAAAINDVLADMQSSQCMDRLICGDVGFGKTEVALRAAFKAVMDGKQVALLVPTTVLAEQHFLTFKERLDGYPVFLDVLSRFKSRAAQQKILADLRQGRIDIIIGTHRLLQDDVLFRDLGLLIIDEEHRFGVRHKEKLKKLRSQVDVLTLTATPIPRTLHMSLVGIRNLSTIDTAPEDRRAIVTRICAFDDAVIRDGILHEKKRGGQVFFVHNNVKTIYRMANHIKELVPEATVAVAHGQMRERDLERVMLDFVRQRLDVLVCTTIIESGLDIPAANTIFINRADKFGLAQIYQLRGRVGRSSEQAYAYLLVPGEHLLTRQAQRRLTALMDFTELGSGFKIALNDLQIRGAGNILGAAQSGHIAAVGYEMYVHLMEKTIAELKGEQLIEPVEPEIHLNISAHLPASYIEDGRQRLLMYRRLAAAHDEASLQSMQEELVDRFGPLPQEAKHLLAVLELKVLLRKLWVKRLDAADGFFTLSFVEDPDIDVGKLVQLAATEPERFRLSTDFRLRVKTSCGEVEQSLAELKKLLQKLQ; this comes from the coding sequence TTGAGCTTGCCCACCCGTAGACAAGAAGAGCAGGAGTGGAAGCCTCTGGTAGGAGGGGCGCGCCTCCACGACCTGTACACCCTCATAGAAGGCGGCGCCAGGCAGATCGATCTCCAGGGTCTGACAGAGTGGAGTCTCGCCTATGTTCTGAGCAGGCTACTTGCCCGCATCAAGCGCACCATTCTCCTGCTCACCTCTACAAGCAGACAGGCATCGCAAATACACCAGAGTCTCTCTTTTTTTCTCGGACTGCCTGAACAGTGGTCTGCAGACCCACTGGAGTGCCCCCTCTGGCATTTTCCTGCAGCGCGTCAGCTGATGGCCAGAGAACCTATGGTTGCACCTGCTATTCAGGCCCAACGACTGGCAGCCCTATATGTCTCAGCAGCAAGTGGCGCTGCCAAGATCCTTGTAGCCCCAGCCGCCGCAGTCATGGAAAAAGTTTTGCCCAAACAGGACTGCATGGCAGCCAGTCGATATCTGGTGCTTGGTGAGTCTGTTGATCGTCAAGACCTCATCTCCCACCTTGTAACCTGCGGCTATTATCGCACTGAACTGGTGGAGGCAGTGGGCGATTTCAGTGTCAGGGGAGATATCATCGATCTCTTCACACCTCTTTATCATCAGCCAATCCGCCTCGAGTTCTTCGATGAAACACTGGAGTCCATCAGGCTTTTCAACCCTGGCAGTCAGCGTTCCCTGGCTGTGCTGGAAGATGTCATCCTCATACCTGCCCATGAGGTTATTCTCACAGCAGAGAATGAGCAGCGGGCCCGCCCACAACTGAGCAGAATTCAGAGAGAGGCAGCCGAGGGTCGAAGCAGACTGGACTCATGGTTGAGCCGGGCGGTCCGTGGCCAGCACTATCCTGGCATTGATCGGCTGCTGCCCCTGTACTACCAGCAGCTGGAGTCTCTCTTCCATTATCTGCCAGGGTCCGCCGTAGTTGTTCTCTCCAACCCTGGGGCAATTGCCAGAGAGGTGAGAGATCGATTCGCAGAGGCAGAGCGCAAACACGACGAAGACCTCTTCCAGGGAGGCTGGCTGCTCCCTGCCGACAGCCATCTCCTCAAACCTGAGGAACTGCATGAGTTCTGCGAGCGCTATCCACAAATCCGTCAGGGTGGTCTGCCAGTGGAAGATCATTCTCCTCAGCCCAGGAGAAAAACCCTCCGATTTCTCGTGGAAGATCATGACAGTCTTCGACAGGAAATCGCCAGCCATTCAGAGCGCCAAAGGCTGCTCGAACCACTGGCGCGCCGACTGCTCCTGTGGCAAAAGTCAGGGATAAGCCCGTTTCTCATCTGCCGCACCGCTGAGCAGGCGCGTCGTGTCCAGGAATTACTTACCGACTATGGTGTGGATGCAACCTTCAGCAGCCACAAGTTCACGGAACTTTCCTTCCACGCCCCGGTGACAAAGATCCTTCTGGGAGATTTCCCGCGAGGATTCCTGTGGGCTGACGAGGGACTGGCCGTGGTCACCGAAACGGAACTATACGGGGACAAACAGCGAAGAAGACGTTTGAGCCACCCTGCAGCAGGACGGCCAGTTGACTCCTTTGCCGAACTGCAGCCAGGGGATTACGTGGTTCACCTCGACCACGGCATTGGCGTATATCAGGGACTGGTCCATCTCAAAGTCGATGGGCTGGCAAATGATTTCCTCTTTCTCGAGTATCAGGACGGCGACCGACTCTACCTGCCTGTTGATCGCCTCAACAGGGTGCACCGCTACATCGGCATCGACGGGCACCACGTCAGAGTCGATAAACTTGGGGACAGACGTTGGACTGCCACCAGAAAGAAGGTTCAGAAATCCATCCAGGAGATGGCCCGCGAACTCCTGCAGATTTACGCTGAACGCCAGCTCAAGGAAGGGACCCGGTTTTCCCCGCCGGACACTATTTTCAGGGAATTCGAAGCCTCTTTTCCACATGAGGAAACAGCGGATCAGGCTGCAGCCATCAACGATGTGCTTGCCGACATGCAGTCCAGCCAGTGCATGGACCGGCTCATATGCGGTGATGTGGGCTTCGGCAAAACTGAGGTGGCCCTACGGGCTGCTTTCAAAGCTGTGATGGATGGCAAACAGGTCGCCTTGCTCGTGCCCACCACGGTTTTGGCCGAGCAGCATTTTCTTACTTTCAAAGAAAGGCTCGACGGTTATCCTGTATTTCTGGATGTGCTCAGTCGTTTCAAGAGCCGGGCAGCTCAACAGAAAATTCTGGCAGATCTACGACAAGGTCGTATAGACATCATTATAGGCACACACCGGCTGCTGCAAGATGATGTGCTTTTCAGGGATCTTGGCCTGCTGATTATCGATGAGGAACACCGTTTCGGCGTCAGGCACAAGGAGAAGCTGAAAAAGTTGCGTTCCCAGGTGGATGTGCTTACCCTGACCGCTACGCCCATCCCTCGCACCCTGCACATGTCCCTGGTAGGCATTAGGAACTTGAGCACCATTGACACGGCACCCGAAGATAGGCGCGCTATTGTGACGCGAATATGCGCCTTCGACGATGCGGTGATCAGAGACGGCATCCTCCATGAAAAAAAACGTGGAGGGCAGGTATTTTTTGTCCATAATAATGTGAAGACAATATACCGGATGGCCAACCATATCAAGGAACTGGTTCCTGAAGCAACAGTGGCTGTAGCTCACGGCCAGATGCGGGAACGTGATCTGGAAAGAGTCATGCTGGATTTCGTCCGCCAGCGGCTCGACGTCCTTGTCTGCACCACCATCATCGAGTCAGGACTGGATATCCCGGCAGCCAATACCATATTCATCAATCGGGCTGACAAGTTCGGCCTGGCGCAAATATACCAGCTCAGGGGGCGAGTGGGACGCTCATCAGAACAGGCCTATGCTTACCTGCTCGTGCCAGGGGAACATCTCCTCACCCGCCAGGCTCAACGTCGTTTGACCGCGTTGATGGATTTTACTGAATTGGGCTCCGGTTTCAAGATCGCTCTCAATGACCTGCAAATCCGCGGCGCCGGCAACATACTCGGCGCAGCCCAATCCGGACACATCGCCGCTGTAGGCTATGAAATGTATGTTCACTTGATGGAAAAGACCATAGCTGAACTCAAAGGTGAACAGCTGATTGAACCAGTGGAGCCTGAAATTCACCTCAATATTTCAGCTCATTTGCCAGCAAGCTATATAGAGGATGGCCGGCAACGGCTCCTTATGTACAGGCGGTTGGCTGCAGCTCATGATGAAGCGAGTCTGCAAAGCATGCAGGAAGAACTTGTAGATCGATTCGGGCCGCTTCCCCAGGAGGCGAAGCACCTGCTGGCGGTTCTGGAGCTCAAAGTGTTACTGCGGAAGCTCTGGGTGAAACGGTTGGATGCAGCTGATGGCTTCTTTACCCTCAGTTTTGTGGAAGACCCGGACATTGATGTGGGAAAACTGGTGCAGCTGGCCGCCACTGAGCCGGAACGTTTCAGGTTATCTACAGACTTCCGCCTCCGGGTGAAAACCTCTTGCGGAGAAGTAGAGCAATCCCTGGCGGAGCTGAAAAAGCTCTTGCAGAAGTTACAGTAA
- a CDS encoding L-seryl-tRNA(Sec) selenium transferase, giving the protein MNDVSVQELLRSLPAVDELLRHQQIEKLLQQQPRSLVVMVVRQVLSRYRSEILEGVSTSKRAVPEIEQLVQNVIRDTEKRAAFTLRSLVNGTGIIVHTNLGRSLLCEAALERLQLIGSHYTNLEYDLEAGARGSRYVHAEEILCEITGAEGALVVNNNAGAVLLVLNTLAQGLEVIVSRGELVEIGGAFRIPDVMAKSGARLHEVGCTNRTHLHDYERSIGPETGLLLKAHTSNYQIVGFTASVDLQSLVGLGRKHGLPVMEDLGSGCFVDLSRFGLQGEPTVQDSVATGVDVVTFSGDKLLGGPQAGIILARKDIIARLRQNPLTRALRIDKLTLAALEATLRLYRDEETAVRSIPTLKMIAADEEELQRRAAAVVAQIRAAAGSTLEAEIIAGFSKVGGGALPVQTLPSKLVALHSRKFSASQLEKLFRRHQPPVIGRIEQDIFVLDVRTLQSGDEDIIAAAASLQAS; this is encoded by the coding sequence ATGAATGATGTAAGCGTCCAAGAATTATTGCGATCCTTGCCAGCAGTGGACGAACTGCTTCGCCACCAGCAGATAGAGAAGCTCCTGCAGCAACAGCCGCGATCTCTGGTGGTCATGGTTGTGCGACAGGTTTTGAGTCGCTACCGGAGTGAGATCCTGGAGGGAGTGTCCACCTCCAAGAGGGCTGTACCAGAGATTGAACAACTGGTTCAGAATGTGATCAGAGACACTGAAAAACGGGCCGCTTTTACCCTGCGCAGCCTCGTCAATGGCACTGGCATTATTGTGCACACCAACTTGGGGCGCTCGCTTCTCTGTGAAGCTGCCCTGGAGCGGCTGCAACTTATTGGCAGCCATTATACAAACCTGGAATACGATCTCGAGGCCGGGGCCAGAGGATCACGCTACGTTCATGCCGAGGAGATTCTTTGCGAGATCACCGGGGCAGAAGGGGCTCTGGTGGTCAACAATAATGCCGGTGCAGTTCTCCTCGTGCTGAACACTCTTGCCCAGGGTCTGGAGGTTATTGTCTCGAGGGGAGAGTTGGTGGAGATTGGCGGGGCGTTTCGCATTCCTGATGTGATGGCAAAAAGCGGCGCTCGATTGCACGAGGTGGGCTGCACCAATCGTACCCATCTACATGATTATGAGAGAAGTATCGGGCCTGAAACCGGCTTGCTGCTCAAGGCGCATACGAGCAACTATCAAATTGTCGGCTTTACCGCCAGTGTGGATTTGCAATCCCTGGTGGGACTTGGCAGGAAGCACGGGCTGCCGGTAATGGAAGATCTCGGCAGCGGCTGTTTTGTTGATCTGTCTCGTTTTGGGCTCCAGGGAGAGCCAACAGTGCAGGATTCAGTCGCCACTGGGGTGGATGTGGTTACTTTCAGCGGGGACAAGCTTCTCGGAGGCCCTCAGGCTGGCATCATTCTCGCCCGCAAGGACATCATAGCCCGACTGCGGCAGAATCCTCTCACCAGAGCCCTGCGGATCGACAAGCTGACCCTGGCAGCCCTGGAGGCAACCTTGCGCCTCTACCGGGATGAGGAGACTGCCGTCCGCTCTATCCCTACGCTGAAAATGATTGCTGCAGATGAGGAGGAACTGCAGAGGAGGGCGGCTGCAGTTGTGGCCCAGATCCGCGCCGCAGCGGGCAGCACTCTGGAAGCGGAAATTATTGCAGGCTTTTCCAAAGTGGGCGGCGGCGCCCTGCCTGTGCAGACGTTGCCCTCCAAATTAGTGGCTCTGCACTCTAGAAAATTTTCGGCATCCCAGCTGGAAAAACTTTTCAGAAGGCACCAGCCACCTGTTATCGGCAGGATTGAACAGGATATTTTTGTTCTGGACGTCAGAACCTTGCAATCTGGAGACGAAGACATCATTGCTGCTGCTGCCAGCCTGCAGGCAAGCTGA
- a CDS encoding helix-turn-helix domain-containing protein produces MKSLGEYLRSEREARGISLEEIVADTKISLLMLNALEAGNTTQLPAPVLVKGFLRAYAERVGLDPEAVVLRYQDLIEEESTGDEALVKFHERQIRSSRTRKGLLLGAGAAAILGVAGVILWLILHFQPQLPSGGLPQVGPQETAAPSAAVEKQPSSKSSPGAEAAAGSTVSAVKAPGSEPSPAAAEEEVAAPAPEEQPSSTTAKVVAQPQSAAEKPAAPKEEPAVKLQLAAGSRTPPEPTLTAPYELRAEAVEPTWLKIIIDDRKPSEYILKSGEVMKWQAKSKFKLRIGNAAGVKLFLNSKPLKPLGASGQVVQLLLPDPALMQESYSETPSP; encoded by the coding sequence ATGAAAAGTCTCGGAGAATATCTCAGGTCGGAACGAGAAGCGCGCGGCATTAGTTTGGAAGAGATTGTCGCCGATACCAAAATCAGTCTGTTGATGCTCAATGCCCTGGAAGCAGGCAACACCACGCAACTGCCCGCACCTGTACTGGTGAAGGGCTTCTTGCGCGCCTATGCGGAGCGGGTGGGTCTGGATCCTGAGGCTGTGGTTCTCAGGTACCAGGATCTCATTGAAGAGGAAAGCACAGGCGACGAGGCCCTGGTGAAGTTTCATGAGCGACAAATTCGCAGCTCGAGAACGAGAAAAGGACTCCTGCTGGGCGCAGGGGCAGCGGCCATCCTGGGCGTCGCCGGGGTAATCCTCTGGTTGATTCTGCACTTCCAGCCCCAGCTGCCCTCAGGTGGCCTGCCTCAGGTCGGCCCGCAAGAAACTGCTGCACCTTCTGCAGCTGTTGAAAAACAGCCGTCCTCCAAATCCAGCCCCGGTGCTGAAGCAGCAGCTGGTTCGACAGTTTCGGCGGTGAAAGCTCCTGGTTCAGAGCCTTCTCCAGCTGCAGCAGAAGAGGAAGTAGCAGCCCCAGCTCCAGAAGAGCAGCCGAGCAGCACCACCGCAAAGGTTGTGGCCCAGCCCCAATCTGCCGCAGAAAAGCCCGCCGCCCCGAAAGAAGAGCCTGCAGTCAAACTCCAGCTCGCCGCTGGTAGCCGAACTCCCCCGGAGCCCACGCTGACGGCGCCATATGAACTCAGGGCTGAAGCAGTCGAGCCGACCTGGCTGAAAATTATCATCGATGACAGGAAGCCGTCTGAATATATCCTTAAATCAGGAGAGGTTATGAAGTGGCAAGCCAAATCCAAGTTCAAGCTTCGCATAGGAAATGCTGCTGGAGTAAAGCTATTTCTGAACAGCAAGCCCCTAAAACCTCTCGGGGCCAGCGGCCAGGTTGTCCAGTTGCTCCTGCCAGATCCAGCCTTGATGCAGGAGAGCTATTCCGAAACTCCGTCCCCCTGA